A window of Tautonia plasticadhaerens contains these coding sequences:
- a CDS encoding spherulation-specific family 4 protein translates to MLSMTCSCKGEFWVRDRLAGNSTPCPSCGLSLDVPPFETVRADMTPATCSCGEIFWSSAWQPGKLSRCPICGDVVGPSESAGETTVILPPQSMHTPGPALKAQGGPAQPIHAREQPDARGTAGQTTAASTTETPPADKPEERGRRLASAGAAVLLLAAGVLLGSRWAGPLENDDPGSPPVAPREGGEGRREVDAWPPPSPIDQGPQAPLKILVPAYFFPAASGLDDWKRLLTSARRVPIVAVVNPASGPGELPNRDYADIVRGGTATAGLTMIGYVNTAFATRPRPEIEADIDRWVRFYPEIQGIFLDAQSSEGQNEDFYADLSDYVRRSIDGAIVVTNPGTACAEGYFESGAADIAIVFENSHGFDEFELPLWRFRYPPGRFAAVPYAVKTAEAMEDAIRQAGEKGIGYLFVTDGVMPNPWRSLPPYWAELVDAVEAVNAGPPREGL, encoded by the coding sequence ATGCTATCGATGACCTGCTCCTGCAAGGGAGAATTCTGGGTCAGGGATCGACTCGCGGGGAACTCGACCCCCTGCCCATCGTGCGGCCTCTCCCTGGACGTCCCGCCATTCGAGACGGTCCGGGCGGACATGACCCCCGCGACGTGCAGTTGCGGGGAGATCTTCTGGTCCTCCGCCTGGCAACCCGGGAAGCTCTCCAGGTGCCCGATCTGCGGCGACGTGGTGGGCCCCTCGGAGTCGGCCGGCGAGACCACGGTGATCCTCCCTCCCCAGTCGATGCACACGCCCGGCCCGGCCCTCAAGGCGCAGGGCGGGCCAGCACAGCCGATCCACGCTCGGGAGCAGCCCGACGCCCGGGGGACCGCGGGGCAGACGACGGCCGCGAGCACGACGGAAACCCCTCCCGCCGACAAGCCGGAGGAGCGGGGTCGGCGGCTCGCATCGGCCGGGGCCGCGGTCCTCCTGTTGGCGGCCGGCGTCCTCCTCGGGTCTCGATGGGCCGGTCCCCTCGAGAATGACGACCCCGGCTCCCCCCCCGTCGCCCCGAGGGAGGGTGGAGAGGGGCGCCGGGAGGTGGACGCCTGGCCCCCCCCCAGCCCGATCGATCAGGGGCCCCAGGCCCCCTTGAAAATCCTGGTCCCCGCCTATTTCTTCCCCGCCGCCTCAGGGCTGGACGACTGGAAACGCCTGCTCACCTCGGCGAGGCGGGTCCCGATCGTCGCGGTCGTCAACCCCGCGAGCGGGCCCGGTGAGTTGCCCAACCGGGACTACGCCGACATCGTGCGCGGGGGCACCGCCACCGCCGGGCTCACGATGATCGGGTACGTGAACACCGCGTTCGCGACCCGCCCCCGCCCGGAGATCGAGGCCGACATCGATCGTTGGGTCCGATTCTATCCCGAGATCCAGGGCATTTTCCTGGATGCACAATCCAGCGAAGGCCAGAATGAGGACTTCTACGCCGACCTGAGCGATTACGTGAGGCGGTCGATCGACGGCGCGATCGTCGTCACGAATCCCGGGACGGCCTGCGCCGAAGGCTACTTCGAGTCCGGGGCCGCCGACATCGCCATCGTGTTCGAGAACTCCCACGGTTTCGACGAATTCGAACTCCCCCTCTGGAGGTTTCGCTACCCCCCCGGGCGGTTCGCGGCCGTGCCGTATGCCGTGAAGACGGCGGAGGCGATGGAAGACGCCATCCGGCAGGCCGGCGAGAAGGGGATCGGGTACCTCTTCGTCACCGACGGCGTCATGCCCAACCCGTGGAGGAGCCTGCCACCTTACTGGGCCGAGTTGGTGGACGCCGTCGAGGCGGTCAACGCCGGACCTCCGCGGGAGGGCCTGTGA
- a CDS encoding serine/threonine-protein kinase, whose product MVVNPELSKFWQAAIRSGMLDADGLAYCLEGIAPERLTPRGLDRRLARQAVAIGRITPWQAQQLLLGRWKVLRIGKYELLRPIGSGGMGDVYLARDTTLDRKVAMKVLSGEQGRNPRAMARFDREARIAGQLQDEHLIRVFDFGDAAGARFLVMEYVDGESVSRLIEGHGALPPGAAAEVGLQVALGLEYLNLKGTLHRDVTPSNMLVDRGGTVKLADLGLAIDLDDAERLTREGSTIGTFDYLSPEQASNSRGIGIQSDLYSLGCSLYHMIAGQVPFPAPTLPEKLVAHRLTEPAPLSDLAPSCSPALDAVIRRMMHKAPEARYARPADVASALEPFASGSATLGRMVSMGGARTSASSPETVEAFIVQWLESDPEPELDEKPSAPVAHPATPEVFPVIYVEAGTATAGGSPGGPPPIGPGGRIGARRAEAKAQRPLAMIPGSLSRFVRRFAAGLGRRIGGRR is encoded by the coding sequence ATGGTGGTCAATCCGGAGCTTTCGAAGTTCTGGCAGGCGGCGATCCGCAGCGGGATGCTGGACGCCGACGGGCTCGCGTACTGCCTCGAGGGGATCGCCCCGGAGCGCCTGACCCCCAGGGGGCTGGATCGCCGCCTCGCCCGCCAGGCGGTCGCGATCGGGAGGATCACGCCCTGGCAGGCCCAGCAGCTCCTACTCGGTCGCTGGAAGGTCCTGAGGATCGGCAAATACGAATTGCTCAGGCCGATCGGCAGCGGGGGGATGGGGGACGTCTACCTGGCCCGCGACACCACGCTGGATCGCAAGGTCGCGATGAAGGTCCTCTCCGGCGAGCAGGGCAGGAACCCCCGGGCGATGGCCCGCTTCGACCGGGAGGCGAGGATCGCCGGCCAGCTCCAGGACGAGCACCTGATCCGGGTCTTCGACTTCGGGGACGCGGCCGGGGCCCGCTTCCTCGTCATGGAGTACGTCGACGGCGAGAGCGTGTCCCGGCTCATCGAAGGGCACGGGGCACTCCCCCCGGGGGCCGCGGCGGAGGTTGGCCTGCAAGTGGCCCTCGGCCTGGAGTACCTGAACCTCAAGGGGACGCTGCACCGGGACGTGACCCCCTCGAACATGCTCGTCGACCGGGGAGGCACCGTCAAGCTGGCGGACCTCGGCCTGGCGATCGACTTGGACGACGCGGAACGCCTCACCCGCGAGGGCTCGACGATCGGCACGTTCGACTACCTGTCGCCCGAGCAGGCCAGCAATTCGCGGGGGATCGGCATCCAGAGCGACCTCTACTCGCTGGGGTGCAGCCTCTATCACATGATCGCCGGGCAGGTCCCGTTCCCCGCCCCCACGCTGCCCGAAAAGCTGGTCGCCCATCGACTCACCGAGCCCGCCCCGCTCTCGGACCTGGCGCCCTCCTGCTCGCCGGCGCTCGACGCGGTCATCCGCCGGATGATGCACAAGGCGCCCGAGGCCCGGTACGCCCGGCCCGCCGACGTCGCCTCGGCCCTCGAGCCGTTCGCCTCGGGATCGGCCACCCTCGGTCGGATGGTCTCGATGGGGGGGGCCAGGACGTCGGCGTCGTCCCCCGAGACCGTCGAGGCCTTCATCGTCCAGTGGCTCGAATCCGATCCCGAGCCGGAGCTCGACGAAAAACCGAGTGCCCCCGTGGCCCATCCGGCCACCCCGGAGGTCTTCCCCGTGATCTACGTCGAGGCGGGGACCGCCACGGCGGGGGGCTCGCCGGGCGGCCCCCCCCCGATCGGCCCGGGAGGACGGATCGGGGCCCGTCGGGCCGAGGCGAAGGCGCAGCGTCCCCTCGCGATGATCCCGGGATCCCTCTCCCGATTCGTCCGGCGGTTCGCCGCGGGGCTGGGTCGGCGGATCGGCGGACGGCGATAG